Proteins encoded by one window of Anaerobacillus sp. CMMVII:
- a CDS encoding oxaloacetate decarboxylase — translation MNKPQKFKELLRNKEIIVMPGAFDGMSARLVEETGFKAMLATGAGISNSQLGWADVGLTTMTEVCQQVTKMADVTTIPILADADTGYGNAINLIRTVREFERAGAGGIQLEDQVSPKNVVIFLVNK, via the coding sequence ATGAATAAACCGCAAAAATTTAAAGAATTATTAAGGAATAAAGAAATAATTGTTATGCCAGGGGCGTTTGACGGAATGTCAGCTAGATTAGTAGAAGAAACTGGTTTCAAGGCAATGTTAGCGACTGGTGCTGGAATATCTAACAGTCAATTAGGTTGGGCAGATGTTGGTTTAACAACAATGACAGAGGTTTGTCAACAAGTCACTAAAATGGCAGACGTAACCACAATACCAATTTTGGCTGATGCCGACACCGGTTATGGAAACGCTATCAATCTTATTCGTACTGTAAGAGAGTTTGAAAGAGCAGGTGCTGGTGGTATTCAGTTGGAAGATCAAGTTTCACCTAAAAATGTGGTCATTTTTCTGGTAAACAAGTAA
- a CDS encoding helix-turn-helix domain-containing protein yields the protein MKPRLVWTSELGKYIKVSRDKKGWSQDKLASEVGLTQQYISDLELGKRNFSNDVLLLIAVSLDTYPSEYWLKFENEVLPDIKKHLKEQE from the coding sequence TTGAAACCAAGATTAGTCTGGACTTCCGAGTTAGGTAAATATATTAAAGTTAGTAGAGATAAGAAAGGTTGGTCACAGGATAAGCTAGCGTCTGAAGTTGGTCTTACCCAGCAATACATAAGTGATCTTGAGTTAGGAAAACGTAATTTTTCAAATGATGTATTACTATTAATTGCTGTTTCATTAGACACTTACCCTTCTGAATACTGGCTCAAATTTGAAAATGAAGTCCTACCAGACATTAAAAAACACCTCAAAGAACAGGAGTAA
- a CDS encoding helicase C-terminal domain-containing protein: MTVDINYPIEEWLGKEVRFWRQLIDSSIRILGITKRYEGRSRKYEIVNAPRDLKKYWKAVAKLHKLSEKEIENRMERIFEGLTGVNGYLIKPNELYFILPNEKVFVCSKCNRIHLHPSNHVCTDCYSRLEEQEMIEYTEYDYYRYLAEDKKSERRFHCEEMTGQTDSEEASRRQQLFQGIFNNEDIPIVEEIDILSVTTTMEAGVDIGSLRLVAMSNMPPQRFNYQQRVGRCGRRGTALSVSLTLCRGRSHDDWYFDNLDKMTGDPPPQPYIDLKSEKIFKRVLVKEVLFYAFKSTGLTEQQIKGESVHGNFGLKLEWGEYKDTIERYLSSREGVQQTNNVIQTLKYGTKLSEQELSRIKEYVVNGQLIKDITEIASDARYSQNVLSENLATAGLLPMFGFPTRVRLLHHGFRTENTKPHALDKDTVDRDLEIAINEYSPGSELVKDKSIHKSVGIAHYWVSGNRVIAERNPLGKVREVAYCKNCYILYDQESVLPDCCDSCGEPLSNQSNCTFRKIPISEPQGFRTDWIKRDFRESFEWVSRSTVAKLAQDYKSLPNKEFRGNTEYWLQEGNVYLINDNNGSNFKFIKARNDFMVGLKRVK, from the coding sequence ATGACGGTTGATATTAATTACCCTATAGAAGAATGGCTTGGAAAAGAAGTAAGATTTTGGAGACAACTTATTGATAGTAGTATAAGAATTCTAGGTATCACTAAAAGATATGAAGGTAGATCACGAAAATATGAAATTGTAAATGCCCCAAGGGACTTAAAAAAGTATTGGAAAGCTGTAGCAAAATTACATAAACTAAGCGAAAAAGAAATTGAAAACAGAATGGAACGAATTTTTGAAGGGTTAACAGGTGTAAATGGATACTTAATTAAACCAAATGAATTATATTTTATATTGCCTAATGAAAAAGTTTTTGTATGTAGTAAATGTAACAGAATTCATTTGCATCCAAGTAATCATGTGTGTACAGATTGCTATTCGAGATTAGAAGAACAGGAAATGATAGAATATACAGAATACGATTATTATCGTTATTTGGCAGAAGATAAAAAATCAGAGAGAAGATTCCATTGTGAGGAAATGACAGGACAAACTGACAGTGAGGAAGCTTCACGTAGACAGCAACTTTTTCAAGGGATATTTAACAATGAAGACATACCAATTGTTGAAGAAATTGATATTCTTAGCGTAACTACAACAATGGAAGCAGGAGTAGATATTGGTTCTTTAAGGTTAGTTGCGATGTCAAACATGCCTCCTCAACGCTTTAATTATCAACAAAGAGTTGGGCGTTGTGGAAGAAGAGGAACTGCATTATCAGTTAGCTTAACGTTATGCAGGGGTAGAAGTCATGACGATTGGTATTTTGATAATTTAGATAAGATGACTGGGGATCCGCCACCACAACCATATATTGATTTGAAATCTGAAAAGATATTTAAAAGAGTTTTAGTAAAAGAGGTGTTATTTTATGCATTTAAGAGTACTGGTTTAACTGAGCAACAAATCAAGGGAGAAAGTGTTCATGGGAATTTTGGACTTAAATTAGAATGGGGAGAGTATAAAGATACGATTGAAAGATATTTATCTTCAAGAGAAGGGGTTCAACAAACTAATAATGTAATACAAACTCTTAAATACGGTACAAAACTATCAGAACAGGAACTATCTAGGATTAAAGAATATGTTGTAAATGGACAATTAATAAAAGATATAACCGAAATAGCATCTGATGCAAGATATTCTCAAAATGTATTAAGTGAAAATTTAGCAACGGCAGGGTTACTTCCAATGTTTGGATTTCCTACAAGAGTTAGATTACTCCATCACGGTTTTAGAACTGAGAATACAAAACCTCACGCATTAGATAAAGATACAGTAGACAGAGATTTGGAAATTGCTATAAATGAATATTCTCCTGGATCTGAACTTGTTAAAGATAAATCTATTCACAAGTCTGTTGGAATAGCTCACTACTGGGTATCTGGTAATCGAGTTATTGCTGAGCGGAATCCCCTAGGGAAAGTTAGAGAGGTAGCGTATTGCAAAAATTGTTATATATTATATGATCAGGAAAGTGTTTTACCTGATTGTTGCGACTCTTGTGGCGAACCATTGTCTAATCAATCGAACTGTACATTTAGGAAAATACCTATTTCTGAACCTCAAGGATTTAGAACAGATTGGATAAAAAGAGATTTTCGGGAATCATTTGAATGGGTATCAAGAAGTACTGTAGCCAAACTTGCTCAAGATTACAAAAGCCTACCTAACAAAGAGTTTCGTGGAAATACTGAATATTGGCTCCAGGAAGGAAATGTATATTTAATTAATGATAATAATGGAAGTAATTTTAAGTTCATTAAAGCAAGAAACGATTTCATGGTTGGATTGAAGAGAGTAAAGTAG
- a CDS encoding oxaloacetate decarboxylase, producing the protein MVQKIKAIIDTRENKDLVIVARTDARAVNGLDDALDRAYAYAEAGADVTFVEAPRSIEELQKITKELKGIPQMANMVEGGLTPLLSAQELQDLDFKIMICANTALRAAIKGIRTALGILHDEGSQANLQDYICTWEERQTLFKLNKIKELENKYLKF; encoded by the coding sequence ATGGTGCAAAAAATCAAAGCTATTATTGATACTAGAGAAAATAAGGATCTTGTCATCGTAGCAAGAACAGATGCAAGAGCTGTGAATGGTCTAGACGATGCCTTAGATAGGGCGTATGCATATGCAGAAGCAGGTGCTGATGTTACCTTCGTCGAGGCACCTCGCAGTATTGAAGAATTACAAAAGATAACCAAGGAATTAAAAGGTATCCCTCAAATGGCAAACATGGTTGAAGGTGGTTTGACACCTCTATTGAGTGCACAAGAGCTTCAGGACTTGGATTTTAAAATAATGATTTGTGCAAACACTGCGTTACGTGCTGCCATAAAAGGAATTCGTACAGCTTTAGGAATTTTACATGACGAGGGAAGTCAAGCAAATCTACAAGACTATATTTGTACTTGGGAAGAAAGGCAAACTTTATTTAAGCTTAATAAGATAAAAGAATTAGAGAACAAGTATTTAAAATTCTAA
- a CDS encoding GntR family transcriptional regulator, with the protein MQARNKLRLSTKDLVYMEIKDKIIKCELKPDQILNEEQLANELEISRTPLREALQRLEAQELIKRQKNGRLRVASISAEEVREMFNVRTLLEGLITREATLKATEEEVVKLEEITRSLTEAKRVRMLFILEVCFITFYTILVETKLQPKSYIN; encoded by the coding sequence ATGCAGGCTCGAAACAAGCTTAGACTTTCTACTAAGGATTTAGTGTATATGGAGATTAAGGATAAAATTATTAAATGCGAGTTAAAACCTGACCAAATTTTAAATGAAGAGCAATTAGCAAACGAGTTAGAAATTAGCAGAACTCCATTACGTGAGGCGCTACAAAGACTAGAAGCACAGGAATTAATAAAGCGTCAGAAAAATGGTCGCTTAAGAGTTGCTTCTATATCAGCCGAAGAAGTTAGAGAAATGTTTAACGTTCGGACGTTATTAGAAGGGCTAATAACAAGAGAGGCAACGTTAAAAGCGACAGAAGAAGAAGTAGTTAAATTAGAAGAAATTACCAGATCTCTTACTGAGGCAAAAAGAGTGAGGATGTTGTTCATTTTGGAAGTATGTTTCATCACCTTCTATACGATATTAGTAGAAACAAAACTGCAACCCAAATCTTATATCAACTAA
- a CDS encoding restriction endonuclease subunit S encodes MDTGNFRGHLRDMALLVIKKSTPSDKILMPSFTSNYQEIKQMYFEKNGFSVSSERLKGSRWDPHFYNPRFEKINKKLKNKEVKKLEEIAIVLSGVMIPSDVGIETGKYLIIKPSHIQKNELHLFTENKYLDACSQRDSERILKPGDMITPLVNNSGEFYIYRESDPPAIANHNIAIIRSNDNEYIKSYLNTKDGNTLFSLQVDRKSRRLQNTRILTIRDIKNIRIPLLPIENLNKVSDKGIENATQTELIELKEKLAILTDKYKQEKSRNRESNQLEDLANNRYEKILLELRKMNQAVVEVNEQVQYLINIVSNIENDIQQIKQEGKGDLETIQSMIKNIDNNVNKITLETFDRYVEKTKEWLVPNWDKLHELSKRMLPSADMLFDNINRSETADPSPYILQYCRSLENELRIKIFVAYLHDLQLRKSILKNNSHGIWN; translated from the coding sequence TTGGATACCGGTAACTTTAGAGGGCATTTAAGAGATATGGCACTCCTTGTGATTAAGAAAAGTACTCCATCAGATAAGATTTTAATGCCTAGTTTTACGAGTAATTATCAAGAGATAAAACAAATGTATTTTGAAAAAAACGGTTTTTCAGTGAGTAGTGAAAGATTAAAAGGTTCGAGATGGGATCCTCATTTCTATAATCCTCGATTTGAAAAAATAAATAAAAAACTTAAAAATAAGGAAGTCAAAAAACTAGAAGAAATAGCGATTGTATTATCAGGAGTAATGATTCCAAGTGATGTAGGGATAGAAACAGGTAAATATTTAATTATAAAGCCATCCCATATTCAAAAGAACGAGTTACATCTCTTTACCGAAAATAAATATTTAGATGCATGTAGCCAACGGGATAGTGAAAGGATTTTAAAGCCAGGAGATATGATTACACCACTAGTGAATAATTCTGGTGAGTTTTATATTTATAGGGAGTCAGATCCACCTGCAATTGCAAATCATAACATCGCCATAATCAGATCCAATGACAATGAATATATTAAAAGCTATTTAAATACGAAAGATGGCAACACCCTTTTTAGCTTACAGGTAGACAGAAAGAGCAGAAGATTGCAAAATACAAGAATATTAACTATTCGTGATATTAAAAATATCCGAATCCCACTATTGCCCATAGAGAATCTTAACAAAGTCAGTGACAAAGGAATTGAGAATGCAACACAAACAGAACTAATAGAACTAAAAGAGAAATTAGCCATTCTGACGGATAAATATAAACAGGAAAAAAGCAGGAACCGAGAAAGCAACCAGTTAGAAGATCTTGCAAACAACCGGTATGAAAAAATTCTTCTAGAACTAAGAAAAATGAATCAAGCAGTGGTTGAGGTGAATGAACAAGTCCAATATTTGATTAATATAGTTAGCAACATAGAGAATGATATTCAACAAATAAAGCAAGAAGGTAAAGGTGATCTAGAGACTATTCAAAGCATGATAAAAAATATTGATAATAACGTAAATAAAATAACATTAGAAACCTTTGATAGATATGTTGAAAAAACAAAGGAATGGCTTGTTCCAAATTGGGATAAACTTCACGAATTAAGTAAGCGAATGTTACCATCAGCGGATATGTTATTTGATAATATTAATCGATCAGAAACAGCGGACCCATCTCCATATATACTACAATATTGTAGGAGCCTTGAAAATGAATTACGAATCAAGATTTTTGTTGCTTATTTGCATGATTTACAGTTACGAAAGTCAATATTAAAAAACAATTCTCATGGGATCTGGAACTAA
- a CDS encoding MmgE/PrpD family protein, with translation MNEMTATKKLAKFVYELEFDHLSSEVQEHLHFCLLDAIGCGIYGSTKHWSQKVIKTFEDIVPKSDNQGAKIFGHSTNYTPDHAALINGTLIHCFEFDDLHKTAVIHPGAEIIPVLLALTDYLEMNGRNVTGKEFLTALAAGYEVGCHVGMLTGAEQLNRGFHPSATSGIFGAAAAGAKLLNLSEEEILHSIGIAGSQASGLMSAQYEAMVKRMNPGKAAQNGLLSVMLAKNGFTGITNVIEASYGGFAQTFADVHIKDTDFDNLGVDFETLNVGFKPYPCCGSNHTTIDCTLEMVKENGAAFKVEDIKEILIETTTATKHHVGWEYKASGAIAAQMNLQYATAVTLLDGECTVKQYEDRKIESENVNALIQKINIEPNLEFDKSGRSGRHHIRITTTFSDGTTKVKEKVHAKGSMVEPLTYQEVKSKFLNLVGNVYSEATSHALLDQLLTLETSSDVIKVFQIFHGELTKSG, from the coding sequence ATGAACGAAATGACGGCAACCAAAAAACTGGCCAAATTTGTTTATGAACTTGAATTTGACCATCTTTCAAGTGAAGTACAAGAACACTTACATTTCTGTTTACTAGATGCAATCGGATGCGGAATTTACGGGTCGACAAAGCATTGGAGTCAAAAGGTTATTAAGACGTTTGAGGATATTGTCCCTAAGTCGGATAATCAAGGTGCCAAAATCTTTGGTCATTCTACTAATTATACTCCAGATCATGCGGCTTTGATAAATGGTACACTAATTCATTGCTTTGAATTTGATGACTTGCACAAGACAGCTGTCATCCACCCTGGCGCAGAAATTATCCCTGTGTTATTAGCTTTAACAGATTATCTAGAAATGAATGGAAGAAATGTTACTGGTAAAGAATTTTTAACTGCCTTAGCAGCTGGCTATGAAGTTGGATGTCATGTAGGGATGTTAACTGGCGCGGAGCAACTGAATCGAGGGTTTCATCCGTCAGCAACCTCTGGAATTTTCGGGGCAGCCGCAGCTGGAGCAAAATTATTGAACCTTTCTGAGGAAGAAATTCTACATTCGATTGGGATTGCCGGGAGCCAAGCAAGTGGCTTAATGTCAGCCCAATATGAAGCAATGGTTAAGAGAATGAACCCGGGGAAAGCTGCTCAAAATGGGTTACTCAGTGTCATGTTAGCCAAAAATGGATTTACTGGCATTACGAATGTGATTGAAGCGAGTTATGGTGGCTTTGCTCAAACATTTGCTGATGTGCACATTAAAGATACCGATTTTGATAATTTAGGAGTAGACTTTGAAACACTGAATGTTGGCTTTAAGCCTTATCCTTGTTGTGGTAGTAATCATACAACCATTGATTGTACTCTTGAAATGGTAAAGGAAAATGGAGCTGCATTTAAGGTAGAAGACATCAAGGAGATACTTATTGAAACAACAACAGCAACGAAACATCATGTTGGTTGGGAATACAAAGCTAGCGGAGCGATTGCAGCCCAGATGAATCTTCAATATGCAACTGCCGTTACCTTGCTTGATGGGGAATGTACCGTAAAGCAATATGAAGATAGAAAGATTGAATCAGAAAATGTAAACGCTCTTATACAGAAAATTAATATAGAGCCAAATCTAGAGTTTGATAAAAGTGGTCGTTCAGGAAGACACCATATTAGAATAACAACAACTTTTTCAGATGGTACGACTAAAGTGAAAGAAAAAGTGCATGCAAAAGGAAGTATGGTTGAACCGTTAACTTATCAAGAGGTAAAATCTAAGTTCTTAAATCTAGTAGGCAATGTTTATTCGGAAGCTACGAGTCATGCATTGTTAGACCAGTTACTAACTTTGGAAACATCATCTGACGTTATAAAAGTTTTTCAAATATTTCATGGTGAACTAACCAAAAGTGGGTGA
- a CDS encoding class I SAM-dependent methyltransferase, producing MVKDNSLSINAFNNNQTAKDYNEKKGFDPLRKEVMLKVALSALKDLTPQGGSLLELGAGTGIFSKLLLNDNYFNEILVTDGSEAMLEIARELISSTKSRINFKSLTLLAFLGLLRMGIKNLMQSLVQWHFTSLRINGNYFGS from the coding sequence ATGGTTAAAGATAATTCGCTGAGCATTAATGCATTTAACAATAATCAAACAGCAAAAGATTACAATGAAAAGAAAGGGTTTGACCCCTTGCGTAAAGAAGTTATGTTAAAAGTAGCTCTCAGTGCTTTGAAGGATCTAACTCCTCAAGGAGGATCATTGTTAGAACTTGGCGCAGGAACTGGAATATTTTCAAAACTACTTTTAAACGATAATTATTTTAATGAAATCTTAGTGACTGATGGGTCAGAAGCTATGTTAGAAATTGCGCGGGAACTTATTTCCTCTACTAAATCAAGAATTAATTTCAAATCTTTGACTTTACTAGCGTTTCTTGGACTTTTGAGAATGGGAATAAAAAATTTGATGCAGTCACTAGTTCAATGGCACTTCACTTCGCTAAGGATAAACGGCAATTATTTCGGAAGTTAA
- a CDS encoding PD-(D/E)XK nuclease family protein: MFNSEKRSERHFVEASFTSNNGKLKGKPDRVWIKNKEIIIEDYKSGSIYDDEEKLHSSILEQMYLYAYLCSEGLSVESIKIRVIPLNKEIFEEEIGLDEIQYVAQTAFDIVDNINNIIDNITDLKKSYNDLASPDEKNCLFCSFKFKCERYWEVNHFFGNSFNIRGKVESIEKNPQYAVIRIMSTVSIEKINLLVKHFKKNVCELIGKEVTICDLKRNNSSGIPESTPRTQIWVND, encoded by the coding sequence ATTTTTAATTCAGAAAAAAGAAGTGAACGGCATTTTGTAGAAGCGAGTTTTACTAGTAATAATGGAAAACTAAAAGGAAAGCCAGATAGAGTATGGATCAAAAACAAGGAGATAATTATTGAGGATTATAAATCCGGTAGCATTTATGATGATGAAGAAAAACTACACTCTTCAATATTAGAACAAATGTATTTGTATGCCTATTTATGTTCAGAAGGATTAAGTGTAGAGTCTATTAAAATTAGAGTAATTCCACTAAATAAAGAGATATTTGAAGAAGAAATTGGTTTGGATGAAATTCAATATGTAGCTCAAACTGCTTTTGATATAGTAGATAATATAAATAATATTATAGATAATATTACTGACTTAAAAAAATCGTATAATGATTTGGCAAGTCCAGACGAAAAAAATTGCTTATTTTGTTCATTTAAATTTAAATGTGAGAGGTATTGGGAAGTTAATCATTTTTTTGGAAACTCGTTTAATATACGAGGTAAAGTTGAGTCGATTGAAAAAAATCCTCAGTATGCTGTTATTAGAATTATGTCTACGGTTTCCATAGAAAAAATAAATTTATTAGTAAAGCATTTCAAAAAAAATGTTTGTGAGTTAATTGGTAAAGAAGTAACTATTTGCGATTTAAAAAGGAATAATAGTTCGGGGATCCCAGAATCAACACCAAGAACACAGATTTGGGTTAACGATTAA
- a CDS encoding competence protein ComK: protein MNNVILANYSVNKDTLALLSVAHPDYHTIAIETDRKLHIRKTPFQIIKAACLKGGSTYEGRRAAVTYLTGAKHKVPIPIHPTEHIYAFPTFSPTQFECSWIFHDHVHSITPFQQNCTLITFKNEQQLKLPVSYYTIENKCTELLNASSALLTFRTKKPSACHVVPLNLSITNSTLAEKGTSP, encoded by the coding sequence TTGAATAATGTAATCCTAGCAAACTATAGTGTAAACAAAGATACACTGGCCCTCCTCTCAGTCGCACATCCAGACTATCATACCATCGCCATTGAAACAGATCGTAAGCTTCACATTCGAAAAACGCCGTTTCAGATCATCAAAGCAGCTTGCTTAAAGGGCGGATCCACATATGAAGGAAGACGAGCAGCTGTTACCTATCTTACTGGAGCCAAACACAAAGTACCAATCCCGATTCATCCAACTGAACACATTTACGCGTTTCCTACCTTTTCGCCTACGCAATTTGAATGCTCCTGGATCTTCCACGATCATGTCCATTCTATTACACCCTTTCAACAAAATTGTACGTTGATTACCTTCAAAAACGAACAACAATTAAAGCTTCCTGTCTCTTACTATACAATCGAAAACAAATGTACAGAACTGCTCAATGCATCATCCGCTTTACTCACTTTTCGAACGAAAAAACCTTCTGCATGCCACGTAGTACCCCTGAACTTATCCATTACTAATTCCACGTTAGCCGAGAAAGGAACATCTCCATGA
- a CDS encoding DEAD/DEAH box helicase yields MARRFADFAAKGLFGDEFPLHLHQYQAFKNVLINQKNIVVTSGTGSGKTESFLIPLIANILKESENWTPPKPKEESWWNTENKWKAVRSNETRKAAVRGLILYPLNALVEDQLGRLRKALDSDLARNWLKSYRNGNKLYFGRYTGKTPIPGKTTDNNKQRKLKGIMQGLEHNQAQLRDYYHNLITSLTNNLCDETKKKIKFELQNEKENEFLFDDNLSDQQINTLQLKLQGKLDEKLTFLSQVDGSELVSRWDMQEYPPDILITNFSMLNIILTRQIEQKMFETTKEWLAEDKSNSFYLILDELHAYRGTSGTEVAYVIRTLLDRLGLTPDSKQLRVLATSASLDEGGKHFLEDFFGIPIDRFEIITGEREGQIIYNESNEFKDKKDSFIGFYHEIKNKCIREEEAIKNFCQSLNSIYDPSSPLDSLYYVLEKSGVLNAFIRQCEKPRSLKDLSIELFNESLDMSAIGGLLHGIVTARRKGQVVLPLRAHLFFRNFQGLWACSNPKCSEVKEEYNYEGRRVGKLYHQPQVQCSCGSKILDFYYCQNCGDPFLGGYKIASNHPDEENGGHFI; encoded by the coding sequence ATGGCCAGACGATTTGCTGATTTTGCAGCAAAGGGATTATTTGGCGATGAATTTCCGCTCCATTTACACCAATATCAAGCTTTTAAGAATGTATTAATAAATCAAAAAAATATAGTCGTTACTTCTGGTACAGGTTCAGGTAAAACAGAGAGTTTTTTAATTCCTCTTATTGCAAACATTTTGAAAGAGTCTGAGAACTGGACACCACCAAAACCAAAGGAGGAGAGTTGGTGGAATACAGAAAATAAATGGAAGGCAGTGAGATCTAATGAAACTAGAAAAGCAGCGGTTCGTGGATTAATCTTATATCCTTTAAATGCCCTTGTCGAAGATCAATTAGGTCGTCTAAGAAAAGCATTAGATAGTGATTTAGCTAGAAACTGGCTTAAGAGTTATCGGAATGGAAATAAACTATATTTTGGGAGGTATACTGGAAAAACACCAATTCCAGGTAAAACAACTGATAATAATAAACAAAGAAAGCTAAAGGGGATAATGCAGGGGTTAGAACATAACCAAGCTCAATTAAGAGATTATTATCATAACCTTATTACGTCCTTGACAAATAATTTGTGTGATGAGACCAAAAAGAAAATTAAATTCGAATTACAAAATGAAAAAGAGAATGAATTTCTATTTGATGATAATTTATCTGATCAGCAAATTAACACATTACAACTTAAATTACAAGGGAAATTAGATGAAAAATTAACATTTCTTAGTCAGGTTGATGGAAGTGAGTTAGTTTCACGATGGGATATGCAAGAATACCCACCAGATATCTTGATAACAAATTTTAGTATGCTCAATATTATTCTTACTCGACAAATTGAACAGAAGATGTTTGAAACTACTAAGGAATGGTTAGCCGAAGATAAATCAAATTCTTTTTACTTAATATTAGATGAATTACATGCTTATAGAGGCACATCTGGAACAGAAGTAGCCTATGTTATCCGAACCTTATTAGATCGCCTTGGACTAACGCCAGATAGTAAACAACTAAGAGTTTTAGCAACGAGTGCATCTTTAGATGAAGGTGGGAAACATTTTTTAGAGGACTTTTTCGGAATACCTATAGATAGATTTGAAATTATTACTGGAGAACGGGAAGGTCAAATTATTTATAACGAGAGTAATGAATTTAAAGATAAGAAAGATTCCTTTATTGGTTTTTATCATGAGATTAAAAATAAATGCATAAGAGAAGAAGAAGCCATTAAAAATTTTTGTCAATCTTTAAATAGTATTTACGACCCTTCTTCCCCTTTAGACTCATTATATTATGTACTAGAAAAATCAGGAGTACTTAACGCATTTATCAGGCAATGTGAAAAACCACGTTCGTTAAAAGACTTATCAATCGAGCTATTCAATGAAAGTTTAGATATGTCTGCAATAGGTGGTTTATTGCATGGCATTGTTACAGCACGGAGGAAGGGGCAAGTTGTGTTACCGTTAAGAGCCCATTTGTTTTTCCGCAACTTTCAAGGATTATGGGCTTGCTCCAATCCTAAATGTTCTGAAGTAAAGGAAGAATATAATTATGAAGGAAGGCGTGTTGGAAAGCTTTATCACCAACCACAAGTTCAATGTTCTTGTGGTTCTAAAATTTTGGATTTTTACTATTGTCAGAATTGTGGTGATCCATTTCTGGGAGGATACAAAATAGCTTCAAATCATCCAGATGAAGAAAATGGGGGGCATTTTATTTAA
- a CDS encoding FCD domain-containing protein, with translation MFHHLLYDISRNKTATQILYQLNDHISRYRRLGPIRSEQRSSAAVAEHVELFELIKKRDADGAELAMRKHIENSLNSAVASIEVYLQSLLKEEQDE, from the coding sequence ATGTTTCATCACCTTCTATACGATATTAGTAGAAACAAAACTGCAACCCAAATCTTATATCAACTAAATGATCACATAAGTCGGTACCGGAGACTTGGTCCGATCCGATCTGAACAAAGAAGTTCAGCTGCAGTAGCTGAACATGTAGAGTTATTTGAATTAATTAAAAAAAGAGATGCAGATGGAGCAGAGTTGGCAATGAGAAAACATATCGAAAATAGCTTAAACTCAGCAGTAGCTTCAATTGAGGTTTATCTGCAATCATTATTAAAGGAGGAACAGGATGAATAA